From a region of the Brevibacterium siliguriense genome:
- a CDS encoding acyl-CoA dehydrogenase family protein — translation MKLSLDPKAINDVLDGHWAEARRRGRSIAEEPSTHDDPADDLDTARAKTLDGVMKMAETGLPLTGLSPEMGGKNEHATNIAGFEETVTSNPSLQIKAGVQFGLFGGAILHLGDEEQHHKWLLDAQTGRLLGSFAMTEIGHGSDVANVATTATYDEATEEFVIDTPFRAATKEFIGNAARDARAAVVFAQLITKGVKHGVHAFFVPVRDEAGEPMPGISIEDDGYKGGLKGVDNGRIGFDSVRIPRTNLLNRYGVVTADGTYSSPIESPGRRFFTMLGTLVQGRVSLDGASVVASKLALDIAVRYGLERKQFTSGDDFAETTLLDYGQHQRRLMPALAAVYASAFAHEKLLTSFEEVFAGADDSEENRALLETRAAAFKADSTWMALDVIQECREACGGAGFMAENRLVGLRADLDVYVTFEGDNTVLLQLVAKRLLGDYANEFAHLDVGGAARFIGTQAAEHTLYRTGLANAGRAISDALTPNLGDRRIRSGRLQRTLLETRVEVMVAGVAQALRPATKMPAAQAADLFNVHQHELIETARAYVELEKWKALDEKMREQTDADQAKVFRRLRDTYGLGLIEKHMAWHLMYGRLPMSRARQINETLNSLCKKLAANALDLVEAFGYSDVHRRATIATGVEAERQAEAADYYRRARAHQDFPVDEKQLRKAAKKKAKAAAK, via the coding sequence ATGAAGCTGTCTCTTGACCCGAAGGCCATCAACGACGTCCTCGACGGACATTGGGCAGAAGCTCGCCGTCGCGGACGGTCCATTGCGGAGGAGCCGTCGACGCACGACGACCCAGCCGATGATCTCGATACCGCGCGGGCGAAGACTCTCGACGGAGTCATGAAGATGGCGGAGACCGGTCTGCCGCTGACCGGACTGTCCCCGGAGATGGGTGGGAAGAACGAACACGCCACGAACATCGCCGGCTTCGAAGAGACCGTCACATCCAACCCCAGCCTGCAGATCAAGGCCGGCGTCCAGTTCGGCCTCTTCGGCGGGGCGATCCTCCACCTCGGAGATGAAGAGCAGCACCACAAGTGGCTGCTCGACGCTCAGACCGGTCGTCTGCTGGGATCGTTCGCGATGACGGAGATCGGACACGGCTCCGATGTTGCGAATGTCGCGACCACCGCCACCTATGACGAGGCGACGGAAGAGTTCGTCATCGACACCCCCTTCCGGGCCGCCACGAAGGAATTCATCGGCAATGCCGCCCGCGATGCCAGGGCCGCCGTCGTCTTCGCCCAGCTCATCACCAAGGGAGTCAAGCACGGAGTGCACGCCTTCTTCGTGCCCGTCCGCGACGAGGCCGGCGAGCCGATGCCAGGAATCTCGATCGAAGACGACGGATACAAGGGCGGACTCAAGGGTGTCGACAACGGTCGCATCGGCTTCGACTCCGTGCGGATCCCGCGTACCAACCTGCTCAACCGCTATGGGGTCGTCACCGCTGACGGCACGTACTCCTCCCCCATCGAATCGCCGGGACGCCGCTTCTTCACGATGCTCGGCACGCTGGTCCAGGGCCGCGTCTCGCTCGACGGCGCCTCCGTGGTCGCATCGAAGCTCGCTCTCGACATCGCCGTGCGCTACGGGCTCGAACGCAAGCAGTTCACTTCCGGCGATGACTTCGCCGAGACGACTCTGCTCGACTACGGCCAGCATCAGCGCCGACTCATGCCGGCCCTCGCCGCCGTCTATGCCTCGGCATTCGCGCACGAGAAGCTGCTGACTTCGTTCGAAGAGGTCTTCGCCGGTGCCGATGACTCCGAGGAGAACCGGGCTCTGCTCGAGACCCGGGCCGCCGCATTCAAGGCCGATTCGACCTGGATGGCCCTCGACGTCATCCAGGAGTGCCGTGAGGCCTGCGGCGGTGCCGGATTCATGGCGGAGAACCGCCTCGTGGGACTGCGCGCCGACCTCGACGTCTATGTCACCTTCGAAGGCGACAACACGGTGCTGCTGCAGCTTGTGGCCAAACGTCTCCTCGGCGATTATGCGAATGAGTTCGCGCATCTCGACGTCGGTGGTGCCGCCCGGTTCATCGGCACCCAGGCGGCCGAGCACACGCTCTACCGCACCGGTCTGGCCAATGCCGGACGTGCGATCTCGGATGCGCTGACCCCGAACCTCGGTGACAGGAGGATCCGATCGGGACGCCTGCAGCGGACTCTGCTCGAAACCCGCGTGGAGGTCATGGTCGCCGGAGTCGCCCAGGCGCTGCGTCCGGCCACGAAGATGCCAGCTGCGCAGGCCGCCGACCTGTTCAACGTCCACCAACACGAGCTCATCGAGACGGCACGCGCCTATGTCGAACTCGAGAAGTGGAAGGCTCTGGACGAGAAGATGAGGGAGCAGACCGACGCCGATCAGGCGAAGGTCTTCCGTCGCCTGCGTGACACCTACGGTCTCGGGCTGATCGAGAAGCACATGGCCTGGCACCTCATGTACGGTCGCCTGCCGATGTCGCGTGCACGCCAGATCAACGAGACGCTGAACAGTCTGTGCAAGAAGCTCGCGGCCAATGCCCTCGACCTCGTCGAGGCATTCGGCTACTCAGACGTCCACCGTCGGGCCACCATCGCCACCGGTGTCGAAGCCGAGCGTCAGGCCGAAGCCGCCGACTACTACCGTCGGGCGCGCGCACATCAGGACTTCCCGGTCGACGAGAAGCAGCTGCGCAAGGCCGCGAAGAAGAAGGCGAAGGCCGCCGCGAAGTGA
- a CDS encoding DUF5703 family protein yields the protein MTYEFRKVSFSRDVPRSVSLQELNDQAEYGQWELARTRISVGGVRTVWLRRKIMPLTLNN from the coding sequence ATGACCTACGAGTTCCGCAAGGTTTCGTTCTCTCGTGATGTGCCGCGGTCGGTCAGCTTGCAGGAACTCAACGACCAGGCGGAATACGGGCAGTGGGAACTCGCCCGCACCCGCATCTCCGTCGGCGGAGTCCGCACCGTATGGCTGCGCCGGAAGATCATGCCGCTGACCCTGAACAACTGA
- a CDS encoding histidine phosphatase family protein — translation MPVIVLLRHGLSSANVSGILAGRAPGVSLTDEGARALRANLELLPHRRFAHLLHSPLQRCEETATIAAETADFERVCVDEAVIELDYGAWTGRSLEELGQEPLWETVVKTASQARFPGGESITEASDRSTARVRELVAQLREEERADGENKVAAGTGTGDGKPAPPRWAMIVSHGDIIKAIIADALGMPLDDFQRLSVAPGSFTVIDFSGDRPVLAAMSVTAAGLAQSAAVGGGGTR, via the coding sequence ATGCCCGTCATCGTTCTGCTGCGGCACGGCCTCTCCAGCGCCAACGTCTCCGGAATCCTGGCCGGACGCGCCCCCGGCGTGTCCCTCACCGACGAGGGAGCCCGAGCTCTGCGGGCCAATCTCGAACTGCTGCCGCATCGGCGCTTCGCCCACCTACTGCATTCGCCGCTCCAGCGCTGTGAAGAGACCGCGACAATCGCTGCGGAGACCGCTGATTTCGAGCGCGTCTGCGTCGACGAGGCCGTGATCGAACTCGACTACGGTGCCTGGACGGGGCGATCGCTGGAGGAACTGGGGCAGGAACCTCTGTGGGAGACCGTGGTGAAGACGGCGTCACAGGCAAGGTTCCCCGGAGGGGAATCCATCACCGAGGCCTCCGACCGTTCGACGGCTCGAGTCCGTGAGCTCGTGGCGCAGCTGCGCGAGGAGGAACGTGCCGACGGGGAGAACAAGGTTGCAGCGGGGACCGGGACCGGCGACGGGAAGCCGGCCCCGCCTCGGTGGGCGATGATCGTCTCCCATGGCGACATCATCAAGGCGATCATCGCCGATGCGCTGGGAATGCCACTCGACGATTTCCAGCGTCTGAGCGTCGCTCCCGGATCATTCACGGTCATCGACTTCTCCGGTGACCGGCCGGTGCTCGCTGCGATGTCGGTGACCGCTGCCGGACTCGCACAGTCGGCCGCGGTCGGCGGCGGCGGAACGCGCTGA
- a CDS encoding M20/M25/M40 family metallo-hydrolase has translation MFDFSAAEDEVTELCRQLIRIDTQNWGGNKANPELPAAELIASWLAEVDLKSEIVESSPGRANLVARVKGSDPEAPALVVHGHTDVVPAAAEDWSVDPFEGVIKDGLLWGRGAVDMKDMDAMIVASIRAMLAQGLTPRRDLVIAFFADEEAGGNFGARHMVRNRPELFAGATEAISEVGGYSVDIRGQRVYLIQTAEKGLAWLNLIAHGTAGHGSQRNDDNPVTRLAAAITRIGNHPWPQEIPLATRKLLEGVSELTGIEFTAESIPQLLAELGSVEKFVAPTLQNTSNPSFLEAGYKHNVIPGTATAYVDCRTLPGQHEDVMLRIKELAGEGIDITAEDEGDALESPFDTPLVAQMQKSLLADDPSANVLPYTLSGGTDNKSMAELGITGYGFAPLQLTGDLDFPAMFHGVDERVPISALKFGTRVLGDFLMKA, from the coding sequence GTGTTTGATTTCAGTGCCGCAGAGGACGAAGTCACCGAACTGTGCCGTCAGCTCATCCGAATCGACACCCAGAACTGGGGCGGGAACAAAGCCAACCCTGAGCTCCCGGCAGCCGAACTCATCGCCTCCTGGCTCGCCGAGGTGGACCTGAAGTCCGAAATCGTCGAATCCTCCCCAGGGCGGGCCAACCTCGTCGCCCGCGTCAAGGGCTCCGATCCGGAAGCTCCGGCACTCGTCGTCCACGGCCACACCGACGTCGTTCCGGCGGCCGCGGAGGACTGGAGCGTCGATCCGTTCGAAGGTGTCATCAAGGACGGGCTTCTGTGGGGCCGCGGCGCTGTGGACATGAAGGATATGGACGCAATGATCGTCGCCTCCATTCGTGCCATGCTGGCTCAAGGACTCACCCCTCGCCGGGACCTCGTGATCGCGTTCTTCGCCGACGAGGAGGCCGGAGGCAATTTCGGTGCGCGGCATATGGTGCGCAATCGTCCCGAACTGTTTGCCGGAGCCACAGAGGCGATCTCCGAGGTCGGCGGCTACTCCGTCGATATCCGCGGGCAGCGCGTCTACCTCATCCAGACTGCGGAGAAGGGACTGGCCTGGCTCAACCTCATCGCCCACGGCACCGCGGGACACGGATCCCAGCGCAATGACGATAACCCCGTCACGCGACTCGCCGCAGCGATCACCCGGATCGGCAACCACCCATGGCCCCAGGAGATCCCCCTGGCCACCCGGAAGCTGCTCGAAGGCGTCTCGGAGCTCACTGGAATCGAATTCACGGCGGAGAGCATCCCGCAGCTGCTCGCCGAGCTCGGGTCGGTCGAGAAGTTCGTGGCCCCGACCTTGCAGAACACCTCCAACCCGTCATTCCTCGAAGCCGGATACAAACACAATGTCATCCCGGGCACCGCGACCGCCTACGTCGACTGCCGCACACTGCCGGGCCAGCACGAGGACGTGATGTTGAGGATCAAGGAGCTCGCGGGGGAGGGCATCGACATCACGGCCGAGGATGAAGGCGACGCGCTGGAGTCACCGTTCGACACTCCGCTGGTCGCGCAGATGCAGAAGAGCCTGCTTGCCGATGATCCGAGCGCCAACGTTCTGCCCTACACGCTCTCCGGAGGTACGGACAACAAGTCGATGGCCGAACTCGGCATCACCGGCTACGGCTTCGCCCCGCTCCAGCTCACGGGTGATCTCGACTTCCCTGCCATGTTCCACGGCGTCGATGAGCGGGTGCCGATCTCGGCGCTCAAGTTCGGGACGCGGGTTCTCGGCGACTTCCTGATGAAGGCCTGA
- a CDS encoding acetyl-CoA C-acetyltransferase has protein sequence MSAPNNRAVILGGNRIPFARSNKQYAKATNLDMLTSAIDGLVARFGLAGENIGEVSGGAVLKHSKDFNLTREAVLGSALAPTTPAFDLGQACATGLEAVVSLNNKINAGQIESGIASGVDSTSDAPIVINDSMREILLELTRAKTMVQKAKIASQIRPAYLAPQAPSTGEPRTGLSMGEHQAITTAAWGISRQAQDELAVASHKNLAAAWDSGFFNDLTTPYLGVSRDTNMRADSTVEALAKLNPVFGKKLAAEATMTAGNSTPLTDGASSVLLGSEDWAAEHGFTPLARLVDAEAAAVDFVDGAEGLLMAPAYAVPRLLARNGLTFDDFDVFEIHEAFASTVLSHLAAWESEEFCKDKAGLDAALGTIDRDKLNPLGSSLAAGHPFAATGGRIIATTAKYLKTTGKKRSLVSICAAGGQGLTAIVEAA, from the coding sequence ATGTCCGCTCCCAACAATCGCGCCGTCATCCTCGGCGGCAACCGAATTCCCTTCGCCCGCTCGAACAAGCAGTACGCGAAGGCCACGAACCTCGATATGCTCACCTCGGCCATCGACGGGCTCGTCGCCCGCTTCGGACTGGCCGGAGAGAACATCGGCGAGGTCTCCGGAGGCGCCGTCCTCAAGCACTCGAAGGACTTCAACCTCACCCGGGAAGCCGTGCTCGGCTCCGCCCTGGCGCCGACGACCCCTGCCTTCGACCTCGGTCAGGCCTGCGCCACCGGCCTCGAAGCCGTGGTCAGCCTCAACAACAAGATCAACGCCGGACAGATCGAATCCGGAATCGCCTCGGGCGTGGATTCGACCTCCGACGCGCCGATCGTCATCAACGATTCGATGCGCGAGATCCTCCTCGAACTCACTCGTGCGAAGACGATGGTGCAGAAGGCGAAGATCGCCTCCCAGATCCGCCCCGCCTACCTCGCACCGCAGGCGCCGTCCACGGGCGAACCGCGCACCGGGCTGAGCATGGGAGAGCACCAGGCGATCACCACGGCAGCATGGGGCATCAGCCGACAGGCTCAGGACGAACTCGCCGTGGCCTCGCACAAGAACCTCGCCGCGGCCTGGGACTCCGGATTCTTCAACGACCTCACCACCCCATACCTCGGGGTCAGCCGCGATACGAACATGCGTGCCGATTCGACCGTGGAAGCGCTGGCGAAGCTCAACCCGGTCTTCGGCAAAAAGCTCGCCGCCGAGGCGACCATGACCGCAGGCAACTCGACACCGCTGACCGACGGTGCCTCCTCGGTGCTTCTGGGCAGTGAGGACTGGGCCGCCGAACACGGGTTCACCCCGCTGGCGCGACTCGTCGATGCCGAAGCCGCCGCCGTCGATTTCGTCGACGGTGCAGAGGGGCTGCTCATGGCTCCCGCCTATGCCGTGCCGCGCCTGCTGGCTCGCAACGGATTGACCTTCGACGACTTCGACGTCTTCGAGATCCACGAGGCCTTCGCCTCGACCGTGCTCTCGCACCTGGCAGCCTGGGAATCCGAGGAGTTCTGCAAGGACAAGGCCGGTCTCGATGCGGCGCTGGGCACCATCGACCGTGACAAGCTCAACCCGCTGGGCTCGAGCCTGGCCGCCGGCCATCCCTTCGCGGCCACCGGCGGACGCATCATCGCCACCACCGCCAAGTACCTGAAGACCACCGGCAAGAAGCGCTCCCTGGTTTCGATCTGCGCAGCAGGCGGACAGGGACTGACCGCGATTGTGGAGGCAGCATGA
- a CDS encoding TetR/AcrR family transcriptional regulator, whose translation MKSITDGRSTRWQKHRDERRRELLRSVRLVVDAHGDDMSMEQISEATGTSKSVLYRYFTDRAGLQSAMGEWAMGVIVRSLDEAAAASAKGESTPAAEESLAAMIRAFVTLAADSPNIYRFCDTAVNRFAPEETGGFFNSIAALLAERLDLSGEQAQLWSAGAIGFVRAATETWLSRPERPEEFATTITHWLWATLPEQRGVEQ comes from the coding sequence ATGAAATCGATCACAGACGGTCGCTCGACGAGGTGGCAGAAGCATCGCGATGAACGTCGTCGCGAACTGCTGCGCTCCGTGCGGCTCGTCGTCGACGCACACGGCGACGATATGTCGATGGAGCAGATCTCGGAGGCGACCGGAACGTCGAAGTCGGTTCTCTACCGTTACTTCACCGACCGGGCGGGTCTCCAGTCAGCCATGGGCGAATGGGCGATGGGCGTCATCGTCCGGTCTCTCGATGAGGCTGCGGCCGCCTCGGCGAAGGGCGAGTCCACACCTGCGGCGGAGGAGTCCTTGGCCGCGATGATCCGGGCCTTCGTCACCCTCGCCGCGGATTCGCCGAATATCTATCGCTTCTGCGACACCGCGGTCAATCGGTTCGCGCCCGAGGAGACCGGCGGTTTCTTCAATTCCATCGCCGCACTGCTGGCCGAACGCCTCGATCTGAGCGGCGAGCAGGCACAGCTGTGGTCGGCCGGAGCGATCGGATTCGTCCGCGCCGCCACCGAGACCTGGCTGTCCCGACCGGAACGGCCCGAGGAATTCGCAACCACGATCACCCATTGGCTCTGGGCAACCCTGCCCGAACAACGAGGAGTAGAACAATGA
- a CDS encoding 3-oxoacyl-ACP reductase translates to MKDTYLSLVNGPLKQVAKTLGLPQPVELNRFGSTPASYEKQPVLVLGTGPGAQGLADQLLENGLEVRRNAQTGEKLRAIIAVLDYAQSPADLSPVVLEVGAALRSLAACGRVITISTAPDAQNQTPEQAATTQGITGFTRSVAHEMRAGATANGILLDGVDLTAPSVAAALWFLLSGKSAYVSGQFLTVSSDAGQRLSLDEFMSTGDAGPLSGRTAVVTGAARGIGAAIAENLARDGAYVIGVDMPQAGQALAQVMNRIGGKSLQLDITSADAPDKITEALGGPVDILVHNAGITRDKMLANMDAAKWDSVIAVNIAAQTMINARLAEKGLFAEGAQVVSLASTSGIAGNRGQTNYATSKAGVIGLTAASAEDFAARGGAINAIAPGFIETDMTAKMPTLTRQVARRLSSLQQGGQPIDVAEAIGFLASSGARGINGQTLRVCGQNMVGA, encoded by the coding sequence ATGAAAGACACCTATCTCTCCCTCGTCAACGGACCGCTGAAGCAGGTCGCCAAGACCCTCGGCCTGCCGCAGCCGGTCGAACTCAACCGCTTCGGCTCGACCCCGGCGTCATATGAGAAGCAGCCGGTCCTCGTCCTCGGCACCGGCCCCGGAGCCCAGGGCCTGGCCGATCAGCTGCTGGAGAACGGACTCGAGGTCCGCCGCAACGCACAGACCGGCGAGAAACTGCGGGCCATCATCGCCGTCCTCGACTATGCGCAGTCCCCGGCGGACCTGTCACCGGTCGTCCTCGAGGTCGGAGCCGCACTGCGCTCACTGGCTGCCTGCGGTCGCGTGATCACCATTTCGACGGCTCCGGATGCGCAGAATCAGACTCCAGAACAGGCCGCCACCACACAGGGCATCACCGGCTTCACCCGGTCGGTCGCCCACGAGATGCGCGCCGGCGCCACCGCCAACGGAATCCTCCTCGACGGCGTCGACCTCACCGCCCCCTCGGTGGCAGCGGCCCTGTGGTTCCTGCTCTCGGGAAAATCCGCCTATGTCTCCGGACAGTTCCTCACGGTGTCCTCCGACGCCGGTCAGCGACTGAGCCTGGACGAATTCATGTCCACCGGTGACGCCGGCCCGTTGTCCGGACGCACCGCCGTGGTCACCGGAGCCGCACGCGGGATCGGAGCCGCGATCGCGGAGAATCTCGCTCGCGACGGCGCCTATGTCATAGGTGTGGACATGCCGCAGGCCGGTCAGGCCCTGGCGCAGGTGATGAACCGGATCGGCGGCAAGTCGCTGCAGCTCGACATCACTTCGGCCGACGCCCCGGACAAGATCACCGAAGCGCTCGGAGGTCCCGTGGACATCCTCGTCCACAACGCGGGCATCACCCGCGACAAGATGCTGGCGAACATGGATGCGGCCAAATGGGATTCCGTCATCGCCGTCAACATCGCCGCGCAGACGATGATCAATGCCCGCCTGGCTGAGAAGGGACTCTTCGCTGAGGGCGCGCAGGTCGTCTCCCTGGCCTCGACCTCGGGAATCGCGGGCAACCGCGGGCAGACGAACTACGCGACCTCGAAGGCCGGGGTCATCGGACTCACTGCTGCCTCGGCGGAGGACTTCGCTGCCCGCGGGGGAGCGATCAACGCGATCGCACCCGGGTTCATCGAAACGGATATGACCGCGAAGATGCCGACACTGACCCGTCAGGTTGCGCGCCGGCTCTCGAGCCTGCAGCAGGGTGGTCAGCCGATCGACGTCGCCGAGGCCATCGGCTTCCTCGCATCCAGCGGAGCCCGCGGCATCAATGGACAGACACTGCGCGTGTGCGGTCAGAACATGGTGGGTGCATGA
- a CDS encoding MaoC/PaaZ C-terminal domain-containing protein, with protein MMADSMLPIYARALLKTLPVGSRTGPELPDYAIDRSIPLEPVAYAGFAHVVGHSLDDIVHPGYLHILGFPLSMQLLADPEVPLPMMGMVHIHNRVDMHSQARLGEVVDFHIELGGPFEHTKGTTIEVQLEATVDGRPVMNEVSTYLAKGRKLSGAKPKAQVPHLEFTAPQPSALWRLDPIIGQRYAKVSGDYNPIHLNGLAAKGFGFPKQIAHGMYSASRVFSAMDPRLESYRWDVSFAKPILLPGTVGYALTEGRRHEASQSAVFDLKTGKPHVLSQVAHLD; from the coding sequence ATGATGGCGGATTCGATGCTTCCGATCTACGCTCGAGCCCTGCTCAAGACCCTGCCGGTGGGATCGCGCACCGGTCCGGAGCTGCCGGACTATGCGATCGACCGCAGCATTCCGCTCGAACCGGTCGCGTATGCGGGCTTCGCCCATGTCGTCGGCCACAGCCTGGACGATATCGTCCACCCCGGCTATCTGCATATCCTCGGCTTCCCGCTGAGCATGCAGCTGCTGGCCGATCCCGAAGTGCCGCTGCCGATGATGGGGATGGTGCACATCCACAACCGCGTCGATATGCATTCGCAGGCCCGACTCGGCGAGGTCGTGGACTTCCACATCGAACTCGGCGGGCCCTTCGAACATACGAAGGGCACGACTATCGAGGTTCAGCTCGAGGCGACGGTCGACGGGCGCCCCGTGATGAACGAGGTCTCCACATACCTGGCCAAGGGGCGGAAGCTGTCGGGAGCCAAGCCGAAGGCGCAGGTGCCGCACCTCGAATTCACCGCACCGCAGCCGAGTGCTCTGTGGCGTCTGGACCCGATCATCGGCCAGCGCTATGCGAAGGTCTCCGGTGACTACAATCCGATCCACCTCAACGGTCTGGCCGCGAAGGGATTCGGGTTCCCGAAGCAGATCGCCCACGGGATGTACAGCGCCTCACGGGTGTTCTCGGCGATGGATCCCCGTCTCGAGTCCTACCGCTGGGATGTGTCCTTCGCCAAGCCGATCCTGCTGCCAGGCACGGTCGGCTATGCCTTGACCGAGGGGCGTCGTCATGAGGCCTCGCAGTCGGCCGTCTTCGACTTGAAGACGGGCAAACCGCACGTCCTCTCGCAGGTGGCACACCTCGACTGA
- a CDS encoding DMT family transporter translates to MLRILGVLIVLASLAFAAGDRLQSGIGLWAPLLPFVSGSLTSVQQAFNGHIRAATRSAVVATTVNFTVGFLALIIGTLVLLVTGIPWRSFPSAPDQWWILLGGAFGVVFIALTTVTVARLGVLLLSLFALFGNLVGALALDVLLPIPGSDVTLTTVLSAAGVLVGIVVTVLPVPIRPSSGSRREPASRT, encoded by the coding sequence GTGCTGCGCATCCTCGGCGTGCTCATCGTGCTCGCCTCCTTGGCTTTCGCCGCCGGTGATCGTCTGCAGTCGGGAATCGGGTTGTGGGCTCCCCTGCTGCCTTTCGTATCCGGCTCGCTGACGAGTGTGCAGCAGGCGTTCAACGGCCATATCCGTGCCGCCACCAGGTCCGCCGTGGTCGCGACGACGGTGAACTTCACCGTCGGTTTCCTCGCACTCATCATCGGCACGCTCGTCCTGCTCGTGACCGGGATACCCTGGCGCAGTTTCCCCAGCGCGCCGGATCAATGGTGGATCCTCCTCGGCGGCGCCTTCGGGGTGGTCTTCATCGCTCTGACGACGGTGACCGTGGCAAGGCTCGGCGTGCTGCTGCTCAGCCTGTTCGCGCTCTTCGGCAACCTCGTCGGAGCATTGGCACTCGATGTGCTGCTGCCGATCCCGGGCTCCGACGTCACTCTGACCACGGTGCTCAGCGCCGCCGGAGTGCTCGTCGGGATCGTCGTGACAGTTCTGCCCGTCCCGATCAGGCCTTCATCAGGAAGTCGCCGAGAACCCGCGTCCCGAACTTGA